From Shewanella yunxiaonensis, the proteins below share one genomic window:
- a CDS encoding aldolase/citrate lyase/malate synthase family protein: MNMPLNTTNLQRQHPCIAMAVVNVESLAKRHISEKLTNAKQLLDILFPLAQGSHNDVTGYMVYYQHLLACFADATLSGLRHPRQFIALSGHKTQPDALLLKHDSGCHLEMSFNHGGLIGCHDQSGLDDLQLEEAHNRGNRWISLLHESIDGHTSPQEMRKQFVDHEGLIYAL, translated from the coding sequence ATGAATATGCCACTGAACACTACCAATTTGCAGCGTCAACATCCATGCATTGCTATGGCCGTCGTCAATGTCGAGTCTCTCGCGAAGCGCCATATTTCTGAGAAGCTGACTAACGCCAAACAATTACTCGATATCCTGTTTCCGTTGGCACAGGGGTCACACAACGATGTTACCGGCTATATGGTGTACTATCAGCACCTGCTGGCCTGTTTTGCGGACGCCACCCTTAGCGGTCTGCGACATCCACGCCAGTTTATTGCACTGTCAGGCCATAAGACCCAACCAGACGCGTTACTGTTAAAGCATGACAGTGGCTGTCACCTAGAAATGAGTTTTAATCACGGAGGATTGATTGGCTGTCATGACCAATCAGGTCTCGATGATCTGCAGCTAGAAGAGGCCCACAATCGCGGTAATCGCTGGATCAGTTTGCTGCATGAAAGCATAGACGGTCATACTAGCCCGCAGGAAATGCGAAAGCAGTTTGTCGACCATGAAGGCTTGATCTACGCCCTGTAA
- a CDS encoding metal transporter, which yields MKFRKITLALVLLVPILPLSAAPENAREAMLAQAQSRLHNYAAQLTPIYQSADWLIGLPTISISHLQGLDSRRSYEQQLSLNLPFKSPAMHRLDEALKPLNQQLIVQQSRLQQLYLSGLLRQYWWQQQLADTELQQLQHKQQLLQQLLERQKALSLSGEAPTSQLLVLQRELLDLQLAMLTPKQQRASAAEALRRLTGLEQLPSLDESSRLLPQDDGINNPLWQLASIQLQRQKLLGKTMAEGDTTPWILSVNAKNTATPGMEEQAIGLALDIPLPTSSGLSQQEVGTLVEQQLQLEQQQQQLMLQTKLQLDELRQQLAQLQQQQLLLQQSLTLSQQLTASLAATKQQGLPQYQAWLRSYVDTLDTESRLALNQLAQSQLHSKQLQALGVTL from the coding sequence ATGAAATTCAGAAAGATTACGTTAGCGCTAGTGCTACTAGTGCCCATTTTGCCATTGTCGGCCGCCCCAGAAAATGCCCGAGAAGCCATGTTGGCTCAGGCACAATCCAGATTACACAATTACGCCGCACAACTCACACCTATTTATCAGAGTGCTGACTGGTTAATTGGTTTACCAACCATCAGTATAAGCCATCTGCAGGGACTGGACAGTCGGCGCAGTTACGAGCAGCAGTTGTCACTGAATCTGCCGTTCAAGTCCCCCGCCATGCATCGACTAGACGAGGCGTTGAAACCCCTCAATCAGCAGTTGATTGTGCAACAGAGTAGGTTGCAACAGCTCTATCTGTCCGGTTTGTTGCGGCAATATTGGTGGCAGCAACAGCTGGCCGACACGGAATTGCAGCAACTGCAGCATAAGCAGCAACTATTGCAACAGTTGCTGGAACGCCAGAAAGCGCTGAGCCTTAGCGGTGAAGCGCCCACCAGCCAGCTATTGGTACTGCAACGCGAATTACTTGACCTCCAGTTAGCGATGCTGACGCCTAAGCAACAACGGGCAAGTGCCGCCGAAGCCTTACGGCGGCTGACCGGCTTAGAACAGCTTCCCTCCCTTGATGAAAGCAGTCGTTTGTTACCGCAAGATGACGGCATCAACAATCCGTTATGGCAACTGGCGAGTATCCAACTGCAACGACAGAAGTTACTGGGCAAAACCATGGCTGAAGGTGATACCACGCCGTGGATTCTGTCCGTGAATGCCAAAAACACCGCCACGCCGGGGATGGAAGAGCAGGCCATCGGCCTAGCACTGGATATCCCGCTGCCGACCAGCAGTGGCCTCAGCCAACAGGAAGTCGGCACTTTGGTTGAACAGCAACTGCAACTCGAACAACAACAACAGCAACTGATGTTACAGACCAAGCTGCAGCTGGATGAACTGCGCCAACAACTGGCGCAACTGCAACAGCAACAACTGTTGCTACAGCAATCGTTGACACTGAGCCAACAACTGACCGCGTCATTGGCAGCCACAAAACAACAGGGTCTGCCGCAATATCAGGCATGGCTGCGGAGCTATGTGGATACATTAGATACCGAAAGTCGTCTGGCACTTAACCAATTGGCGCAGTCCCAACTGCATTCAAAACAATTGCAAGCCCTTGGAGTTACCTTATGA
- a CDS encoding electron transfer flavoprotein-ubiquinone oxidoreductase: MERESMEFDVVIVGAGPAGLATACRLLQISKDAETPLSVCVVEKGAEVGAHIMSGAVFEPTVLEELFGDWQSLGAPLATAVNADEFLLLQSGESSRPMPHALIPKTMTNDGNYIISAGNLCRWLAQQAEALGAEIFPGFAASELLFNDDGSVKGILTGDMGVSKDGRHKDSYMPGMELLAKYTVFAEGCRGHLGKQLMQHFHLDNGKSPQHYALGFKEIWQIPAERHQLGKVVHTAGWPLTTASGGGYLYHIENQQVAVGLIVDLNYKNPHLSPFDEFQRYKTHPQIAAILKGGERRSYGARAIAKGGLNSLPKMSFPGGLLVGCDAGTLNFAKIKGIHTAMKSGMLAAETLAEAMLAGVDAGKDLDCFQTRLEQSSLYEELHRARNFGPALHKFGTLLGGAFNFIEQNWFDGKFPLTLRDDKADFACLGKACDYPQIDYPAPDGELTFDRLSSIYLTNIAHEEDQPCHLQLENTSVPLAVNLPLYDEPAQRYCPAGVYEITEQDGVKRFVINAQNCIHCKTCDIKDPSQNINWVTPEGGSGPNYSGM; encoded by the coding sequence ATGGAACGCGAATCCATGGAATTCGATGTGGTGATAGTCGGTGCGGGTCCAGCCGGGTTAGCCACCGCCTGTCGTTTGTTGCAGATTTCCAAAGACGCGGAAACGCCGCTTAGTGTCTGTGTGGTGGAAAAAGGTGCCGAGGTCGGTGCCCACATAATGTCTGGCGCAGTTTTTGAGCCGACCGTGCTAGAAGAGTTATTCGGTGACTGGCAAAGCCTTGGGGCACCATTGGCGACAGCGGTGAATGCGGATGAGTTTTTACTGTTGCAGTCTGGCGAGAGTTCACGGCCGATGCCTCATGCGCTGATCCCAAAAACCATGACTAATGACGGTAATTACATCATCAGCGCCGGAAACCTGTGTCGCTGGTTAGCACAACAGGCGGAAGCCCTCGGGGCCGAAATTTTCCCAGGATTTGCCGCCAGCGAACTGTTGTTTAATGATGACGGCAGTGTAAAAGGTATCCTCACGGGTGATATGGGAGTCAGCAAGGATGGCCGTCACAAAGACAGTTACATGCCCGGGATGGAATTACTGGCAAAATATACCGTTTTCGCCGAGGGCTGCCGTGGCCATCTCGGTAAACAACTCATGCAACATTTCCATCTGGATAATGGCAAAAGCCCGCAACATTATGCACTGGGCTTTAAAGAAATATGGCAAATACCGGCTGAGCGACATCAATTAGGCAAAGTCGTCCATACGGCAGGCTGGCCACTGACAACAGCTTCCGGCGGCGGATATCTTTACCATATTGAAAATCAACAGGTCGCCGTAGGGCTGATAGTCGATCTGAATTACAAAAATCCACATCTAAGTCCTTTTGATGAGTTTCAACGTTATAAGACCCACCCTCAAATCGCCGCAATATTAAAAGGCGGCGAGCGACGAAGCTATGGTGCCAGAGCGATCGCAAAAGGTGGGCTCAATTCACTGCCCAAAATGAGTTTTCCTGGCGGTTTATTAGTTGGCTGCGATGCTGGTACCTTGAACTTTGCCAAAATCAAAGGGATTCATACCGCCATGAAAAGCGGCATGTTGGCAGCGGAGACGCTAGCCGAAGCGATGTTAGCCGGGGTAGATGCTGGCAAAGATCTCGATTGCTTCCAGACCAGGCTGGAACAGAGTTCGCTATATGAAGAACTGCATCGCGCCCGCAATTTCGGGCCGGCATTACACAAGTTTGGGACCCTACTCGGCGGTGCCTTTAACTTTATCGAGCAGAACTGGTTTGATGGTAAGTTCCCGTTGACGCTACGTGATGACAAGGCGGATTTTGCCTGTCTGGGTAAAGCTTGTGACTATCCCCAAATTGATTACCCAGCACCAGATGGCGAGCTCACTTTCGACAGACTGTCCTCCATCTATCTGACCAACATTGCACATGAAGAAGATCAGCCGTGCCATCTGCAGCTGGAAAATACCTCGGTGCCATTAGCAGTCAATCTGCCGCTGTATGATGAGCCAGCACAGCGCTATTGCCCTGCGGGCGTATACGAAATTACCGAACAGGATGGTGTAAAACGCTTTGTGATCAATGCGCAAAACTGTATTCACTGTAAAACCTGCGATATCAAAGATCCAAGTCAGAATATCAATTGGGTAACGCCAGAAGGTGGTAGTGGCCCTAATTACTCGGGTATGTAG
- a CDS encoding efflux RND transporter periplasmic adaptor subunit, translating into MRWKSLLGSSVLALSCSSVTAQELSVAALGKLTLSYASVKAVQQLPASPVPAEVTVEPGNTFYLSVPETIQQRHWLVADGSTVTAGQPLILLQGAGIHHFHMQFEAAEEAFNLAQNRYEHNRKLHANGTIGAEVWSQISMQYHDAKLKFEHMHHFMELLQEAPEGSLLKAPMAGILRYGDNSQPLPDGGLLLGLVPAEDIRLHVNLPLAIAHDTVSVNTGSCQLSLTRRDNFAQGGFVSAWTETVPANCGLTTGQQLQVIPLRQVQALEVPKQSVYSWGTGTQVLRHQGDKLLPTTVTILGVNGNDYLLQPLTELQNSEVLSESVAAAKGMLLGLGGE; encoded by the coding sequence ATGAGATGGAAATCACTGCTCGGCAGCAGTGTTCTGGCACTGTCATGTTCATCAGTTACCGCTCAAGAGCTGTCTGTGGCAGCGCTTGGCAAACTGACATTAAGCTACGCGTCCGTTAAAGCGGTACAGCAACTACCTGCCAGCCCAGTGCCTGCGGAAGTCACCGTTGAACCCGGCAATACCTTCTACCTGAGCGTTCCGGAAACGATTCAGCAGCGCCACTGGTTGGTCGCTGATGGTTCAACAGTCACTGCTGGCCAACCGCTGATCTTATTGCAAGGGGCAGGTATTCATCATTTTCATATGCAGTTTGAAGCTGCCGAAGAAGCCTTTAACCTGGCGCAAAACCGCTACGAACATAACCGCAAATTACACGCCAACGGGACTATCGGTGCCGAAGTGTGGAGCCAAATCAGTATGCAGTACCATGATGCCAAACTGAAGTTTGAGCACATGCACCACTTTATGGAACTGCTACAGGAAGCGCCGGAGGGCTCATTACTGAAAGCCCCAATGGCCGGTATTTTACGTTACGGAGACAATAGCCAACCGCTACCGGATGGTGGCCTGTTGCTCGGCCTAGTCCCTGCCGAAGATATCCGCTTGCACGTCAATCTGCCATTAGCCATTGCTCACGATACAGTGTCAGTCAATACCGGCAGTTGCCAATTGTCTTTGACCCGGCGCGACAACTTCGCTCAGGGAGGCTTCGTCAGTGCCTGGACCGAAACCGTACCCGCGAACTGTGGCTTGACCACCGGTCAGCAATTGCAGGTTATCCCGCTGCGTCAGGTACAAGCGTTGGAAGTGCCCAAACAAAGTGTTTATTCCTGGGGAACCGGCACCCAGGTTCTGCGGCATCAGGGTGACAAACTGCTACCAACCACCGTCACTATTTTGGGCGTGAACGGCAATGATTACCTGCTTCAGCCACTGACTGAACTGCAGAACAGTGAAGTATTGAGCGAGTCCGTGGCCGCAGCCAAAGGCATGCTGCTGGGACTAGGAGGCGAATAA
- a CDS encoding methyl-accepting chemotaxis protein yields MKFNKLTIKQKLLITMVLAVVLPSVLQALLGESSAKQVISQRMLTSELPNQLMQIRNRIELEIGTLLSASEQLAEDPMLGQWLAQGRPEAEEPLVEAKLQQLTEQYQLSQASYADRQSAAYYTQKGLLRILNHQQDGWFFDYVNSGKAKMLKLYTEPDTGDVKLFINYQQVHGRALVGLGKSLNDMVSLLNSFRIEQTGNVFLTDENGLIQIHQNKTLVGKGKLSDLYGTAANALLQHDDFNLQTLKIGGTDTLVASSYIPTLGWYVIAQVPEQEIFGALEQTSWVILLWTLLITVGFIILAILVARSISQPIASAATMFGDLSKGDGDLRQRLPEHGNDELTELAHGFNRFIAQIHHSISEVANTSKTLTESATIGSVHAAESRQDYREQKDRTLAVVTAVNQMGATVSEIAANAAQAADAAKSANDEAASGQQVVVRARATINQLSDDVGQMSEVIASLSQHTEAIGSILDVIRSISEQTNLLALNAAIEAARAGEAGRGFSVVADEVRNLASRTAKSTNEVQQMIDSLQTEAANAVTAMEKSRSRSAEGVVAADEASDVLQQISARISLISDMNVQVAAATEEQATVVQDINRNLEEINEVSNRTSERAEATSNASTQLNLLAERLDKLVSRFRI; encoded by the coding sequence ATTAAATTCAATAAATTAACGATTAAACAAAAACTCCTTATTACGATGGTGCTGGCAGTCGTACTGCCATCCGTGTTGCAAGCATTATTGGGGGAAAGCAGTGCTAAGCAAGTGATCAGCCAACGCATGCTCACTTCTGAATTGCCAAACCAGTTGATGCAGATCCGCAACCGTATCGAGCTTGAAATCGGGACCTTGTTAAGCGCATCAGAACAGTTGGCCGAAGATCCCATGCTCGGACAGTGGTTGGCACAGGGACGTCCAGAGGCCGAAGAGCCGCTGGTTGAAGCGAAACTGCAACAGCTGACAGAGCAGTACCAGTTATCTCAGGCGTCCTATGCCGATCGCCAGTCTGCCGCCTATTACACACAAAAAGGCTTACTGCGGATCCTGAATCATCAACAAGATGGTTGGTTTTTCGATTACGTCAACAGTGGCAAAGCCAAAATGCTCAAGCTGTACACCGAGCCCGACACCGGTGACGTCAAGCTGTTTATCAATTACCAGCAAGTGCATGGCAGAGCATTAGTCGGTTTAGGTAAGTCACTAAACGATATGGTGTCGCTGCTAAACAGCTTTCGCATTGAACAGACAGGCAACGTTTTTCTCACCGATGAAAACGGCCTGATCCAAATTCACCAGAACAAAACCCTGGTGGGCAAAGGCAAACTCAGTGACCTCTATGGCACCGCTGCCAATGCACTGCTGCAACATGATGATTTTAATCTGCAAACTCTAAAAATTGGTGGCACCGACACGCTGGTGGCCAGCAGTTACATCCCGACCCTTGGCTGGTATGTGATAGCTCAGGTTCCAGAGCAGGAAATTTTTGGGGCGTTAGAACAAACATCCTGGGTGATCCTGCTTTGGACACTACTGATCACTGTCGGATTTATCATTTTGGCGATATTAGTCGCCCGTTCTATCAGTCAGCCCATTGCCAGTGCCGCCACGATGTTCGGTGACCTGAGTAAAGGTGACGGAGATTTGCGTCAACGCTTACCGGAGCATGGGAATGATGAGCTGACTGAGCTGGCGCATGGCTTCAACCGCTTTATTGCGCAAATCCATCATTCGATAAGCGAAGTGGCCAATACCAGTAAGACACTGACAGAGAGCGCCACGATTGGCTCCGTTCATGCTGCAGAGAGTCGACAAGACTATCGCGAACAGAAGGATCGCACCCTGGCAGTTGTTACTGCTGTCAATCAGATGGGTGCGACCGTCAGTGAAATAGCAGCAAATGCCGCTCAGGCCGCCGATGCAGCCAAAAGTGCCAACGATGAGGCCGCTAGCGGTCAACAAGTTGTTGTCCGCGCCCGCGCCACCATCAACCAATTGTCAGACGATGTTGGGCAGATGTCAGAGGTTATCGCTTCACTATCGCAGCATACCGAAGCCATCGGTAGCATTCTCGACGTGATCCGCAGTATTTCTGAGCAGACCAACCTGTTGGCACTGAATGCCGCCATTGAAGCGGCACGCGCCGGTGAAGCCGGGCGTGGATTTTCGGTAGTGGCCGATGAAGTGCGTAATCTGGCATCACGCACCGCCAAGTCCACCAATGAAGTACAACAGATGATTGATAGTCTGCAAACTGAAGCCGCTAACGCAGTAACTGCTATGGAGAAGAGCCGTAGTCGTTCAGCAGAAGGCGTGGTTGCCGCCGATGAGGCCAGTGACGTACTGCAGCAGATTTCGGCACGGATTTCGCTGATAAGCGATATGAACGTCCAGGTTGCTGCAGCCACTGAAGAACAGGCCACGGTAGTACAGGACATCAATCGGAACCTGGAAGAGATCAACGAGGTGTCAAACCGCACCAGCGAGCGCGCGGAGGCGACATCAAATGCCAGCACACAACTCAATCTGTTAGCTGAACGCTTGGACAAGTTAGTATCACGCTTTCGTATCTAA
- the moaA gene encoding GTP 3',8-cyclase MoaA has protein sequence MSQQLQDNFGRRFHYLRMSVTDVCNFKCSYCLPDGYHPNGKQSFLTLSEIEHLVAAFAKVGTRKVRITGGEPTLRKDFTDIVRLLADNPAIHTIATTTNGYRLEKNAQEWYDAGLRRINISVDSLDPRMFYQITGENRFDQVMRGVDAALSAGFERVKINAVLLKDLNDKDLPRFLHWIKHTPIDLRFIELMETGLGHDYFQAHHLAGESIKGRLMAEGWLYDQPTAEDGPAQNFSHPDYQGRIGLIMPYSKDFCASCNRLRVSAIGKLHLCLFTEQGLDLRDLLQSDAQQDELIARLHQQLQLKKETHFLHQGITGVTQHLASIGG, from the coding sequence ATGTCCCAGCAGTTACAAGACAATTTTGGTCGACGGTTTCACTATCTGCGGATGTCAGTGACTGATGTCTGTAATTTTAAATGCAGTTATTGCCTGCCGGATGGCTATCATCCCAATGGCAAGCAATCCTTTTTGACCCTCAGCGAAATTGAGCATCTGGTGGCCGCCTTTGCCAAGGTGGGTACTCGTAAAGTGCGCATTACTGGTGGTGAACCGACCTTACGTAAAGATTTTACCGATATTGTACGCTTATTGGCGGACAATCCCGCTATCCATACGATCGCCACAACGACCAACGGCTACCGCCTCGAGAAAAATGCCCAGGAGTGGTATGACGCGGGTCTGCGGCGTATCAATATCTCAGTAGATAGCCTGGACCCACGGATGTTTTATCAGATCACCGGTGAAAATCGGTTTGATCAGGTGATGCGTGGCGTTGATGCAGCACTTTCTGCCGGTTTTGAGCGTGTCAAAATCAACGCGGTGTTGCTAAAAGACCTGAATGATAAAGATTTGCCACGTTTCCTGCACTGGATCAAACACACGCCCATCGATTTACGCTTTATTGAGCTGATGGAAACCGGCTTAGGTCATGACTATTTCCAAGCACATCATTTGGCGGGCGAGTCAATTAAAGGCCGCTTGATGGCAGAAGGGTGGCTGTATGATCAACCTACTGCTGAAGATGGCCCGGCGCAGAATTTCAGTCACCCGGACTATCAGGGGCGTATCGGGCTGATCATGCCGTATTCCAAAGATTTCTGTGCCAGTTGTAATCGTCTACGGGTTTCCGCTATCGGCAAACTGCACTTGTGTCTGTTTACCGAACAGGGTCTCGATCTTAGGGATTTACTGCAGTCGGACGCTCAGCAGGATGAATTGATTGCGCGGTTGCATCAACAATTGCAACTGAAAAAGGAAACACACTTCCTGCATCAAGGCATCACCGGCGTAACTCAGCATCTGGCTTCTATCGGCGGTTAA
- a CDS encoding DUF3612 domain-containing protein, producing MRQENSLLRKSHFLGTKIRNLRKRNHLTMDDLSARCIRLDPESAPSVSYLSMIERGKRTPSYAMLRVIADVFQKDPEWFMDDTPEEDAIVPDKGRRGGISGMPLEPGFLFSSDILQIAIPEMLSQTGISGRQFAQLLIRAYQEHHQNHFPDLERAAEETGNKQLPLSQEDMLDIAARHGLKIQWFQTPKNMDGSHRLVTSFMDAPGKLMLNESLKSSPTRMKYDLAVHIGHCVLHNSDGLMHEMSIGPGAYEVDSAQPSSSVNAQDILQAWRAFEASFFAGALLCPKVPFRQLLDRYGYEVDAHRLAGVTPSVAMRRMTVVSPYPHWHYFDAYTPGKLKAVYRGNGIPLPWGNMREVADPCQHWSVFRMITEPRQGSAAQISLLDVNGQPRIYCCESVKVTDLAGNNRVLCAGIDLNPAIEAQGMDALSMSQELKQLCVVRGGESDIPAAMKRQLLMLARILNIHWLERGLQQQARLICSRGAVCPREPKCYGGCTDA from the coding sequence ATGCGCCAAGAAAACAGCCTGCTCCGTAAGTCACATTTTCTCGGGACAAAAATCAGAAACCTGAGAAAACGTAATCACTTAACAATGGACGACCTGTCTGCCCGGTGTATTCGGTTGGATCCTGAGTCGGCACCATCGGTGTCTTACCTGTCGATGATTGAACGCGGCAAGCGCACGCCAAGCTATGCCATGCTGCGGGTGATTGCGGATGTCTTTCAAAAAGATCCGGAATGGTTTATGGATGACACACCCGAAGAGGACGCGATTGTGCCGGATAAAGGGCGCCGCGGGGGCATCAGCGGTATGCCATTAGAACCCGGTTTTCTGTTTTCTAGCGACATTCTGCAAATTGCCATTCCGGAGATGTTGTCGCAAACGGGGATTTCCGGTCGTCAATTTGCCCAATTGCTGATCCGCGCTTACCAAGAACATCATCAGAATCACTTCCCGGATCTGGAACGGGCCGCGGAAGAGACCGGTAACAAACAGTTGCCGCTGTCACAGGAAGATATGCTGGATATTGCCGCGCGACATGGACTAAAAATTCAGTGGTTTCAGACCCCTAAAAATATGGACGGCAGCCACCGATTAGTGACTTCCTTTATGGATGCCCCCGGCAAATTAATGCTTAATGAGTCGTTGAAAAGCAGTCCGACGCGGATGAAATATGACTTAGCGGTACATATTGGTCACTGTGTATTGCATAACAGCGATGGACTGATGCACGAGATGAGTATTGGCCCGGGCGCGTATGAGGTGGACTCGGCGCAACCGAGCTCTTCAGTGAATGCGCAGGATATCCTGCAAGCCTGGCGGGCATTTGAGGCCAGTTTTTTTGCTGGCGCGTTGTTATGTCCCAAAGTGCCATTTCGGCAGTTGTTGGACCGCTACGGCTATGAAGTCGATGCTCACCGTTTGGCGGGAGTGACACCATCGGTGGCGATGCGCCGGATGACCGTGGTATCGCCCTATCCTCATTGGCACTATTTTGATGCCTATACTCCGGGAAAGCTCAAAGCTGTATATCGCGGCAATGGCATTCCGTTGCCGTGGGGCAACATGCGGGAAGTGGCAGATCCCTGTCAGCATTGGTCGGTATTTCGGATGATCACTGAGCCGCGACAGGGCAGCGCGGCACAAATTTCATTGCTGGACGTTAATGGTCAACCCAGAATTTACTGTTGTGAGTCGGTCAAAGTCACCGATCTGGCAGGCAATAATCGGGTGTTATGTGCTGGAATCGATCTCAACCCGGCGATTGAAGCGCAGGGCATGGATGCGCTGTCGATGTCTCAGGAGTTGAAACAGTTATGTGTCGTGCGTGGGGGCGAATCGGATATCCCAGCGGCGATGAAACGGCAATTACTGATGTTGGCCAGGATCCTTAATATTCATTGGTTGGAGCGCGGTCTGCAGCAGCAAGCGCGACTGATCTGCTCCCGTGGCGCAGTGTGTCCACGGGAACCGAAATGTTATGGGGGTTGTACTGACGCTTAA
- the moaC gene encoding cyclic pyranopterin monophosphate synthase MoaC — protein MVDVTAKSETEREARAEAYVEMAPATLEMIISGKHHKGDVFATARIAGIMAAKKTSELIPLCHPLMLTKVEVELEAQPQQNRVWITSRCKLSGKTGVEMEALTAASVAALTIYDMCKAVQKDMHITGVRLLEKSGGKSGHFKV, from the coding sequence ATGGTGGACGTTACCGCCAAGTCTGAAACAGAACGTGAGGCCCGTGCCGAAGCTTATGTGGAGATGGCCCCAGCCACGCTGGAGATGATCATCAGTGGTAAACATCACAAAGGTGATGTGTTTGCTACCGCCCGCATCGCAGGCATTATGGCCGCGAAAAAGACCTCAGAACTCATTCCGTTATGTCATCCATTGATGCTGACCAAGGTAGAGGTGGAGCTAGAAGCGCAGCCACAGCAGAACCGGGTGTGGATCACCAGTCGCTGCAAGTTATCCGGTAAAACCGGCGTAGAAATGGAAGCCCTGACCGCCGCTTCGGTGGCGGCGCTGACCATTTACGATATGTGTAAAGCGGTACAGAAAGATATGCATATTACCGGAGTGCGTCTGCTGGAAAAAAGCGGCGGTAAATCAGGACATTTTAAGGTGTAG
- a CDS encoding YeiH family protein has product MVSSFNLQESHRKVLFCLLAAVCLLPGITSPLALILGFILANLGWLPAEWEIGKFTKKLLALSIVGLGFGIPLQQAISISTHNLPLILGSIIFTIAFGTLLTKLLHLEQRTGHLIACGTAICGGSAIAAVAPAINAKSEQTAIALACVFILNSIALFIFPVIGHLLALSQHEFGVWSAIAIHDTSSVVGAASAYGEEALKTATTIKLARALWIIPVAALSAMAFGGKGKLVIPSFIIYYCLAIAITSLLPQGQALYQLLFAAGKKSLVVCLFLIGCGITLKKLRTHGRGPLLMATILWVAIGSGSLLSVLLLE; this is encoded by the coding sequence ATGGTTAGCAGTTTCAATTTGCAGGAAAGTCACCGTAAGGTGTTGTTTTGCCTTTTAGCCGCGGTGTGCTTGTTACCCGGCATCACCTCGCCGCTGGCATTAATTCTTGGCTTCATCCTGGCAAATCTCGGCTGGTTACCCGCAGAGTGGGAGATTGGCAAATTCACGAAAAAGCTGTTGGCGCTGTCGATTGTCGGACTGGGGTTTGGTATTCCACTGCAACAAGCAATTAGCATCAGCACCCACAACCTGCCGTTAATTCTCGGCAGTATTATTTTTACTATCGCCTTTGGCACCTTGCTCACCAAATTATTGCATCTTGAACAGCGTACCGGCCATTTGATTGCTTGCGGAACCGCTATTTGCGGCGGCAGTGCCATTGCGGCCGTCGCTCCCGCGATCAATGCCAAAAGTGAACAAACTGCCATTGCGTTAGCCTGTGTATTTATCCTTAACTCCATCGCCCTGTTTATATTTCCGGTAATTGGTCATCTGCTGGCCTTAAGCCAACACGAATTTGGGGTCTGGAGTGCAATTGCCATTCACGATACATCTTCGGTAGTGGGGGCAGCATCAGCTTATGGCGAAGAAGCGCTGAAAACCGCCACCACCATTAAACTGGCGCGGGCGTTATGGATTATTCCAGTAGCGGCGCTTAGTGCCATGGCCTTTGGTGGTAAAGGGAAACTGGTGATCCCCTCTTTTATCATTTATTACTGCCTGGCAATCGCTATCACCAGTCTGTTGCCACAAGGACAAGCGCTGTACCAGCTGCTATTTGCGGCGGGGAAAAAGTCTTTAGTGGTGTGTCTGTTTCTGATTGGTTGCGGTATCACGCTGAAGAAATTGCGAACTCACGGGCGAGGTCCGTTGTTGATGGCAACCATTTTGTGGGTGGCTATCGGCAGCGGCTCGTTGCTCAGCGTGTTGTTACTGGAGTGA
- a CDS encoding helix-turn-helix transcriptional regulator: MKDWLMITLLTVIMVLNFLDVLSDLELGVPRWHIIQETLLVTLSALGALYIGTDLLNRTRKIRQLANQLKRADTRICNISSRMQAARQEYTQAVQQQFELWSLTRSEQEVALLLLKGLSFKEISGVRSTKEKTVRQQASSIYTKAGVDGRHSFCAWFMEDFIQPAPESNAQAA, encoded by the coding sequence ATGAAAGATTGGCTAATGATTACACTGCTCACAGTGATAATGGTGCTGAATTTCTTGGATGTATTGTCAGATTTGGAACTGGGCGTGCCCCGTTGGCACATTATTCAGGAAACATTATTGGTGACGTTATCCGCGTTGGGAGCTCTGTACATTGGAACTGATCTGCTAAACCGTACCCGTAAAATCCGACAGCTGGCCAATCAACTCAAACGGGCGGATACCCGGATCTGTAATATCTCCAGCCGGATGCAGGCGGCCAGACAAGAATATACTCAAGCGGTACAACAGCAATTTGAACTCTGGTCGCTGACTCGTAGCGAACAGGAAGTCGCGTTGTTGCTATTAAAAGGATTGAGCTTTAAAGAAATCTCCGGTGTTCGCAGCACCAAGGAAAAGACCGTCAGACAACAGGCGTCATCTATCTATACCAAAGCGGGCGTTGACGGTCGCCATAGTTTCTGTGCGTGGTTTATGGAAGATTTCATTCAGCCTGCTCCAGAAAGCAATGCGCAGGCTGCCTGA